The DNA region ACGACATCGTGCGGGTCGGCGATCTCATCGACAATGCCGGGTCTGCCGGCAACATCGCGATCTACCGCTCGCCGGATCTCGGCACCACGGGCACGCTGCCGGTGGCGCAGGTGCTCAACGTGCTGCGCGCCCATCAGGTGATCGGCGTCGACACCCACGATCTCAAGGAGATCACGGTGACGCGGCAGGCCCGCACCATCGACGGCAAGGAGCTCGAGCAGCAGGTCGCGCGCGCGCTGGAGAACCGCCATGGCCTCGGCAGCGCCGCCAACATCGCGCTGACCTTCGACCGCGACCCCGGCGATCTCAGGCTGGAGGCAACCAATTCCGGCGCGCTGCAGCCGGTCGCGGTGCGCTACGAGCCGCGCTCGACGCGGTTCGACGTCACCTTCGAGATCGGCAATGCCGCCGGCACCGCGCCGCTCAAGCTGCGCTTCACGGGCACTGCGATCGAAACCGTGGAGGCCGCGATCCTGACCCGCAGCGTCGAGCGCGGCGACGTGCTGAAGGCCTCCGACGTCGTAATCGAGCGCCGCCCGAAGGTCGAGGTCGGCGCCGATGCCGCTGTACGCGACAGCGCGGTCGGCATGCAGGCCCGCCGCCAGCTCGGCGCCGGCCGCGCGCTGCGGGTGCTTGATCTCGCCAAGCCCGATCTCGTCACCCGCGACCAGAACGTCACGCTGATCTACCAGAACGGCGGCCTCTATCTCACGATCCGCGGCAAGGCGATCGATGGCGGCGCCGAGGGCGACGTCGTCAGCGTCATGAACACCCAGTCCAAGCGCGTCGTCAGCGGCGTCGTGTCCGGCCGCGGCGAGGTCACGATCTCGGTCGCGACGCCGCGCCCGGCGCCGTCGGCCGACGCATCCCCGTCAACGTCAGCTCCCGTCAAGCTCAGTTCAGTCGCTCCAACCGAGTAAAGTTCATGTCGCAGTCACGTATCAATCGCCTCGTCCTGGCCAGTGCGCTGCTCGCCCTCGGCACCGTCGCCAGCGGTTGCTCGGCGATCGATCGCCTGACGCAGATCGGCGAACAGCCGAAGCTGTCTTCGATCGACAACCCGACCACGCAGCCCGGCTACAAGCCGGTGCAGATGCCGATGCCGAAGCCCGAGGTCGCCTCCTACAGCCCGAACTCACTGTGGCGCAGCGGCTCGCGCGCCTTCTTCAAGGACCAGCGCGCCGCTCGCGTCGGCGACATCCTGACCGTCACGGTGAACTTCACCGACAAGGCCGCGATCGCCAACGAGACCCAGCGCAGCCGCACCAATTCGGAAGACTCAGGGGTCACCAACTTCCTGGGATCGCAGACCATCACCCAGGCCAACAAGGTGCTGCCCGGCCGGCTCTTGACCGCGGACTCCTCGTCGAACAGCGACGGCAAGGGCTCGGTGAACCGCCAGGAAGCCTTGCAGACCAACGTCGCCGCCGTCGTCACCCAGATTCTGCCGAACGGCAATCTGGTGGTCGAGGGCAAGCAGGAGATCCGGGTCAATTTCGAGGTCCGCGAGCTGATCGTGGCCGGCATCGTGCGCCCGGAGGACATCCAGAGCGACAACACCATCGACTCCTCGAAGATCGCCCAGGCCCGCATCGCCTATGGCGGCCGCGGCCAGATCACCGACGTGCAACAGCCGCGCTATGGCCAGCAAGTGCTCGACGTGCTGCTGCCGTTCTAGCTTTCTTCAGAGCTCCCACATCTCGTCGCGA from Bradyrhizobium genosp. L includes:
- the flgA gene encoding flagellar basal body P-ring formation chaperone FlgA — encoded protein: MMSMIARPLLIAAALVALTVTPLAAQSRSETIAVPVLRASVTVADDIVRVGDLIDNAGSAGNIAIYRSPDLGTTGTLPVAQVLNVLRAHQVIGVDTHDLKEITVTRQARTIDGKELEQQVARALENRHGLGSAANIALTFDRDPGDLRLEATNSGALQPVAVRYEPRSTRFDVTFEIGNAAGTAPLKLRFTGTAIETVEAAILTRSVERGDVLKASDVVIERRPKVEVGADAAVRDSAVGMQARRQLGAGRALRVLDLAKPDLVTRDQNVTLIYQNGGLYLTIRGKAIDGGAEGDVVSVMNTQSKRVVSGVVSGRGEVTISVATPRPAPSADASPSTSAPVKLSSVAPTE
- the flgH gene encoding flagellar basal body L-ring protein FlgH produces the protein MSQSRINRLVLASALLALGTVASGCSAIDRLTQIGEQPKLSSIDNPTTQPGYKPVQMPMPKPEVASYSPNSLWRSGSRAFFKDQRAARVGDILTVTVNFTDKAAIANETQRSRTNSEDSGVTNFLGSQTITQANKVLPGRLLTADSSSNSDGKGSVNRQEALQTNVAAVVTQILPNGNLVVEGKQEIRVNFEVRELIVAGIVRPEDIQSDNTIDSSKIAQARIAYGGRGQITDVQQPRYGQQVLDVLLPF